The following DNA comes from Sphingomonas flavescens.
ATGTCGAAGATCAGCGCTGGACCGTCGCCCGGCTCGAGCAACTTATGGCAGCCGAGCACGGCCAGCCGCGCTTCCTCCGCGGGCTCGATGATATCGAGGACGATGCCGGTTTCGTCGCGGACCCGCTCGGCGAACGCCTCGCCATTCTTCGCGCGCCGGCAGGCCTCGGTCGCGACCGATCGCACGAGCGACACGTTGCGGCGGCGCAGCTTGTCCGCACAGACTGACAGAGCGCCGACGGCGCGATCCATCGCCTCCTGTGACAGCTCTCCGGTGCGCGTTAGCCCCTCGCCCAGTCGAACGATGCGGGAAAAAGCGTCGATGACGGTAAAGCCCGAGTCATTGGGACGCGCGATCAGCAGCCGGCAATTGTTCGTACCGAGGTCGATCGCGCCATAAGTGTGACGGTGGGGCTCCCGCCGCTGCGGGAATGATTGGTCCGGCGGCCTGTCCTGCGCAGCATGATGATGCAGGACGGGCGCACTGGCGACACCTTGCGCCATGGCAGATTTCCTTCACCGCCCAAAAGAGGCGGCTGACTTGGCCGTGGTTTAATCACAATTTGCTATCTTTGGGCAAGTCCGCGAGGCCCGGCGCGGTGGCGTTGACAGCCACCCGGCTGCTTTCTATCTCGCCCGCTCCCAAGCTGCCCCGTCGTCTAATGGTAAGACTACGGACTCTGACTCCGTCAATCGTGGTTCGAATCCACGCGGGGCATCCATCCTCCTCCACGCGCATTGAAGCCGTCGATGGCCGACCAACTTTCGAGCGTAAGCGTCCGCGTCGAGAATGCGTCCGACGGATTTCGCATCGGGGTCGAGTGGAACGGCGCCGCCCGAGACTTTCTGGTGCCAACCGAGACGCAGCAGGACTTTTCGGCCTTCTACCGCGCCTTGTCCCAGGATTTTGGCACACGTCTACCGCATATCTTCGCCGGCGCCGTCGACCACCCGCCCGCCAGTTTTCCCTGGCAGCCGCTGCTGACCGAGAACGCCCATCCTAAGATCCTCGTCGGCTATGGCGACCCGGCGGTCGTGAAGACGGACGATGGCTGGTGGCTATTAGCAACGTCGAACGACGCGCCGGACGCTTTCCCGATCCTGCATTCCACCGATCTCATCCATTGGGAGCCGCGCGGGTTCGTCTTCCCTTCCGGACATGAACCCGGCTGGGCCGCGACAGGCCGCAACCGCGCCGACTTCTGGGCGCCCGAGATGCTTCCCGTCGGCGACGAATATTGGACGGTGTTCACGGCGCGCCAGGCCAGCAATGCGCTGGCCATCGGGCTCGCTAAGGCGCGGTTTCCGGAAGGTCCTTGGGTCGACAACGGCCAGCCGCTCATCGTCGGCAAGCCGGTCGATACGACGGGGCTCGGCTACGGTGCCGGCCAACCTGCGTTAAGCGGCGGCGTCATCGATTCCCACCTGTTCATCGACGCCGACGGCACGAAATATCTATTCTGGAAGGATGACACGAACAGCATCTGGCCGCGTCCGCTGGCGATGCTGCTCCGCGCCCATCCCGCGCTGATCGACAGCCTGTTCAGCGAGGAAGTGGATCGCCGGACCGCGACATTTGCCGCTGCGATCGTCCCTTGGGCTAACGCGCAGCGGCCGATGGTCCGCTTCTTCGCGATGCAACCCCTGATCGAGGCGGCACTCGCCAACTGGACGCAAGTGCGCTCGGCGCTGATGGACTTTGGCCTGGCCGGCACGATCGTCGAGGCGATGACCACGCCGGTCCGAGGCCAGCGCATTGCCGACGACGGCCGTTCGATGATCGGCGCCGATAAGCTCGTGCTTGCCAACGACCTCGATTGGGAAGGCCATCTGATCGAAGGTCCCTTCGTTACCCGCCAGGAGGGTCGATACTATCTGTTCTACGCGGGCAATGATTTCTCGACGCCCGCGTACGGCATCGGCGTCGCCGTCGCGGACCACCCGCTGGGACCCTACACGAAGCAAGGTCCTCCGCTGCTTCAGTCTACCCGTGAGTGGCTAGCGCCGGGGCATGCGTCGGTGGCGCCTGGCCTCGAAGGCAATCC
Coding sequences within:
- a CDS encoding glycoside hydrolase family 43 protein — translated: MADQLSSVSVRVENASDGFRIGVEWNGAARDFLVPTETQQDFSAFYRALSQDFGTRLPHIFAGAVDHPPASFPWQPLLTENAHPKILVGYGDPAVVKTDDGWWLLATSNDAPDAFPILHSTDLIHWEPRGFVFPSGHEPGWAATGRNRADFWAPEMLPVGDEYWTVFTARQASNALAIGLAKARFPEGPWVDNGQPLIVGKPVDTTGLGYGAGQPALSGGVIDSHLFIDADGTKYLFWKDDTNSIWPRPLAMLLRAHPALIDSLFSEEVDRRTATFAAAIVPWANAQRPMVRFFAMQPLIEAALANWTQVRSALMDFGLAGTIVEAMTTPVRGQRIADDGRSMIGADKLVLANDLDWEGHLIEGPFVTRQEGRYYLFYAGNDFSTPAYGIGVAVADHPLGPYTKQGPPLLQSTREWLAPGHASVAPGLEGNPQLFFHAFHPGTGGYNSFRALLTAGLEFRDGRVTVVPLMSPS